Proteins encoded in a region of the Prunus persica cultivar Lovell chromosome G4, Prunus_persica_NCBIv2, whole genome shotgun sequence genome:
- the LOC18780358 gene encoding transcription factor EMB1444 isoform X1 — translation MVGSGATDRSKEAVGMMALHEALRSVCLSTDWTYSVFWTIRPRPRVRGGNGCKVGDDNGSLMLMWEDGFCRGRVSSDCLEDIDGEDPVRKAFSKMSIQLYNYGEGLMGKVASDKCHKWVFKEPTECEPNISNYWQSSFDALPPEWTDQFESGIQTIAVIQAGHGLLQLGSCKIIPEDLHFVLRMRHTFESLGYQSGFYLSQLFSSTRNNSASSVLPSKQSPIPIRPPPPHFNWAQGPLPSATAMQLPSPNSFQNSAARLGYNPQANKDGTHMFLLPHSAETQMGGDMMGGGGGEHENDIKWPNGLSFFNALTGRSDDAKLLFNPENLGNKGGDENHHHNPNPNSDHASNHNEFLSLDCHPDSSARKNMENKYKRSFTLPARMASSSSNSVDHHQHQSVGYRNAEAGMYSDVMETFLE, via the exons ATGGTGGGCTCAGGAGCAACAGATAGGAGCAAAGAAGCTGTTGGGATGATGGCCCTTCATGAGGCCCTCAGAAGCGTCTGTCTCAGCACAGACTGGACTTACTCTGTCTTCTGGACCATCCGTCCACGCCC GAGAGTCAGAGGAGGTAATGGCTGCAAGGTTGGGGATGACAATGGCAGCTT GATGTTGATGTGGGAAGATGGGTTTTGTCGAGGAAGAGTTTCATCAGATTGTCTTGAAGATATTGACGGAGAAGATCCTGTCAGGAAAGCCTTCAGCAAAATGTCCATTCAGCTGTATAATTATGGAGAAGG GTTGATGGGGAAGGTTGCATCTGATAAGTGCCACAAATGGGTTTTCAAAGAACCTACAGAGTGTGAACCAAACATCTCCAACTACTGGCAAAGTTCTTTTGATGCT CTTCCTCCTGAATGGACTGATCAGTTTGAGTCAGGCATTCAG ACAATTGCTGTAATTCAAGCTGGTCATGGGCTTCTGCAGTTGGGCTCCTGCAAGATt ATACCAGAAGACCTTCACTTTGTGCTAAGAATGAGGCATACCTTTGAGTCTTTAGGCTACCAATCTGGTTTTTACCTCTCCCAACTATTTTCCTCTACCAGAAACAACTCTGCCTCATCAGTGCTTCCTTCAAAGCAGTCCCCAATTCCGATCCGGCCTCCGCCTCCTCACTTCAATTGGGCTCAAGGGCCTCTTCCATCTGCAACAGCTATGCAGCTGCCATCCCCCAACAGTTTCCAGAACTCTGCAGCCAGACTTGGATACAATCCACAAGCCAATAAAGACGGGACACACATGTTTTTGCTGCCTCATTCAGCAGAAACACAAATGGGAGGAGACATGATGGGAGGGGGAGGAGGAGAGCATGAAAATGACATCAAATGGCCAAATGGATTGTCTTTCTTCAATGCCCTCACGGGACGTTCTGATGATGCAAAGCTTTTGTTCAATCCGGAGAACTTGGGAAACAAAGGTGGAGACGAAAATCACCACCACAACCCGAATCCAAACTCAGATCATGCTTCGAATCACAATGAGTTTTTGAGCTTGGATTGCCACCCGGACAGTAGTGCAAGGAAGAACATGGAAAACAAGTACAAGAGGAGCTTTACTTTGCCTGCAAGAATggcttcatcatcttcaaacTCAGTTGATCACCATCAGCACCAATCTGTGGGGTATCGAAACGCCGAAGCTGGTATGTACTCTGATGTTATGGAGACCTTCTTGGAGTGA
- the LOC109949012 gene encoding uncharacterized protein LOC109949012: MAATFSLTKRSLFNISKSLPEEHHFCFRSCLSKTCFSTSFERAQDPRNRPPTEASRDEGGGRDEGDTRIDNMSGVTGYVGDTARQGTAKAEEVAEDLVDMAKERTDFAWDSTKNKTQKVGDTLVAEANENVIDTTEYRNMED, from the exons ATGGCAGCAACATTTTCTTTGACAAAGAGATCCCTTTTCAACATCTCAAAATCTTTGCCTGAAGAGCATCACTTTTGTTTTCGATCCTGCTTATCCAAGACCTGCTTCTCCACTTCTTTTGAACGTGCCCAA GACCCAAGAAATAGGCCACCGACAGAGGCAAGCAGGGATGAAGGCGGAGGAAGAGATGAAGGAGACACCAGGATTGATAACATGAGTGGTGTAACAGGATATGTAGGAGACACAGCAAGACAAGGCACGGCAAAAGCAGAAGAGGTGGCAGAGGACCTGGTTGACATGGCAAAGGAGAGGACGGATTTTGCATGGGACTCTACCAAGAACAAGACCCAAAAAGTTGGGGACACATTGGTTGCTGAGGCTAATGAGAACGTCATTGATACAACTGAGTACAGAAATATGGAGGACTGA
- the LOC18778738 gene encoding uncharacterized protein LOC18778738: MENRRLKSTSGDTFSFPSTPIHEQDSDFEFGCFTPDSASSTDPCKDSPADHLFFNGRLLPHAFPFQPISNGFMGVDSNSRRTSRTSSISSKDSLMSSRSNSTNSRSSSCSSSARTSSSDNSERKLVHQNKLGSRASSDRYKGNRANNLGGGQVYGSSQRWQFITAVPVPASLSRDNSRKKAKVDQLEGKEKPIKGKRKGRVKTVVVRRSFGRRFFRWLVWTCRKCHAMEPSNKSSDHVIN, translated from the coding sequence ATGGAAAACCGCCGGCTAAAGAGCACCTCCGGCGACACATTCTCCTTTCCGAGCACTCCGATCCACGAGCAAGACTCCGATTTCGAATTCGGATGCTTCACCCCTGACTCAGCCTCCAGCACTGATCCCTGCAAAGACTCCCCTGCAGACCATTTGTTCTTCAATGGCAGGCTCTTACCACATGCCTTCCCATTTCAACCAATTAGCAACGGTTTTATGGGTGTCGATAGTAATTCTCGGAGAACAAGCCGGACGAGCAGCATTAGCAGCAAGGACTCTCTCATGTCCTCAAGAAGCAATAGCACCAACAGCAGGAGCAGCAGCTGCAGCAGCAGCGCAAGGACAAGCTCAAGCGACAACTCTGAGAGGAAATTGGTgcaccaaaacaaattgggttCTAGAGCTTCATCAGATAGATACAAAGGAAACAGAGCTAATAATCTCGGAGGTGGACAAGTTTATGGTTCTTCTCAGAGATGGCAATTCATAACAGCTGTGCCTGTACCGGCTTCTTTAAGCCGTGACAATTCTCGGAAGAAGGCGAAAGTGGATCAGCTTGAAGGGAAGGAGAAACCCATCAAAGGGAAGAGAAAAGGCCGGGTGAAGACGGTGGTGGTCCGCCGGAGTTTTGGCCGGAGGTTTTTCCGGTGGCTTGTTTGGACCTGCAGAAAGTGTCACGCAATGGAACCGTCCAACAAAAGTAGTGAtcatgtaattaattaa
- the LOC18780358 gene encoding uncharacterized protein LOC18780358 isoform X2, producing the protein MGKVASDKCHKWVFKEPTECEPNISNYWQSSFDALPPEWTDQFESGIQTIAVIQAGHGLLQLGSCKIIPEDLHFVLRMRHTFESLGYQSGFYLSQLFSSTRNNSASSVLPSKQSPIPIRPPPPHFNWAQGPLPSATAMQLPSPNSFQNSAARLGYNPQANKDGTHMFLLPHSAETQMGGDMMGGGGGEHENDIKWPNGLSFFNALTGRSDDAKLLFNPENLGNKGGDENHHHNPNPNSDHASNHNEFLSLDCHPDSSARKNMENKYKRSFTLPARMASSSSNSVDHHQHQSVGYRNAEAGMYSDVMETFLE; encoded by the exons ATGGGGAAGGTTGCATCTGATAAGTGCCACAAATGGGTTTTCAAAGAACCTACAGAGTGTGAACCAAACATCTCCAACTACTGGCAAAGTTCTTTTGATGCT CTTCCTCCTGAATGGACTGATCAGTTTGAGTCAGGCATTCAG ACAATTGCTGTAATTCAAGCTGGTCATGGGCTTCTGCAGTTGGGCTCCTGCAAGATt ATACCAGAAGACCTTCACTTTGTGCTAAGAATGAGGCATACCTTTGAGTCTTTAGGCTACCAATCTGGTTTTTACCTCTCCCAACTATTTTCCTCTACCAGAAACAACTCTGCCTCATCAGTGCTTCCTTCAAAGCAGTCCCCAATTCCGATCCGGCCTCCGCCTCCTCACTTCAATTGGGCTCAAGGGCCTCTTCCATCTGCAACAGCTATGCAGCTGCCATCCCCCAACAGTTTCCAGAACTCTGCAGCCAGACTTGGATACAATCCACAAGCCAATAAAGACGGGACACACATGTTTTTGCTGCCTCATTCAGCAGAAACACAAATGGGAGGAGACATGATGGGAGGGGGAGGAGGAGAGCATGAAAATGACATCAAATGGCCAAATGGATTGTCTTTCTTCAATGCCCTCACGGGACGTTCTGATGATGCAAAGCTTTTGTTCAATCCGGAGAACTTGGGAAACAAAGGTGGAGACGAAAATCACCACCACAACCCGAATCCAAACTCAGATCATGCTTCGAATCACAATGAGTTTTTGAGCTTGGATTGCCACCCGGACAGTAGTGCAAGGAAGAACATGGAAAACAAGTACAAGAGGAGCTTTACTTTGCCTGCAAGAATggcttcatcatcttcaaacTCAGTTGATCACCATCAGCACCAATCTGTGGGGTATCGAAACGCCGAAGCTGGTATGTACTCTGATGTTATGGAGACCTTCTTGGAGTGA
- the LOC18779076 gene encoding phytosulfokine receptor 2, which yields MVTLGFIPMTFLKCLFLACYLASSLGLNSPIQSCDPNDLLALREFAGNLTNGSIITAWYKTSICCQWDGVVCENVNNGTVASRVTQLILPSRSLKGSISRSLGRLDQLKLLNLSLNHLEGGLPAELSILKHLEVLDLSNNMLSGPVSGALSGLKSIKVLNISSNSIQGNLSELGGFPHLVVFNISNNSFTGQFNPQICSSSIEAQILDISCNRLTGSLEGLDNCSRSLQQLHLDHNSFAGHLPESLYSFSALEQLSVSGNSLSGPISKELSKLSSLKSLVIFGNQFFGELPNVFGDLRRLELLVAHSNMLSGSLPPTLALCSNLRVLDLRNNSLSGSIDLNFTGLPNLCTLDLATNRFSGFLPNSLSYCRELKTLSLARNEFRGSIPEDFSKLTSLFFLSLSNNSFVNLSGALSVLQQCKNLTTLILTKNFLGEEIPKNASGFESLMVLALGNCALKGQIPVWLLSCRKLQVLDLSWNQLDGSIPPWIGQMENLFYLDFSNNSLTGEIPKSLTELKSFVSTNCSHSNLIASAGIPLFVKRNKSASGLQYNQASNFPPSIYLSNNRINGTIWPEIGRLKQLHALDWSRNNITGTIPSSISEMENLETLDLSFNDLHGSIPPSLSKLTFLSKFSVANNHLHGVIPNEGQFLSFPSSSFEGNAGLCGGIYIPCGDVSNTSLKPVMPSGSNNRFRRNSILCVTISIVVGIALLLAVGLLKMSRRGVKDQNDDFDDDLSRPHRLSGALASSKLVLFQNSDCKELTVTDLLKSTNNFNQANIIGCGGYGLVYKANLPNGTKAAIKRLSGECGQMEREFQAEVEALSRAQHKNLVSLQGYCRHGNDRLLIYSYMENGSLDYWLHESVDGVSLLKWDVRLKIAQGAARGLAYLHKGCQPNIVHRDIKTSNILLDEKFEAHLADFGLSRLLRPYDTHVTTDLVGTLGYIPPEYSQTLTATCRGDVYSFGVVLLELLTGRRPVEVCRGKNCRDLVSWMFQMKSEKREEEIIDSSIWNKDHEKQLLEVLGVTCKCLDPNPRQRPSIEEVVSWLDGIGFESGTQ from the coding sequence ATGGTGACACTGGGGTTTATTCCAATGACATTCCTCAAATGTCTATTCTTGGCTTGCTatcttgcttcttctttgGGTCTTAATTCCCCAATCCAATCCTGTGATCCAAATGATCTCCTTGCACTGAGAGAGTTTGCAGGAAACCTTACAAATGGGTCCATTATCACAGCATGGTACAAGACTTCAATTTGCTGCCAATGGGATGGTGTTGTCTGTGAGAATGTGAACAATGGGACAGTTGCTAGTAGAGTCACCCAGTTGATTCTTCCCAGCAGGAGTCTCAAAGGGTCGATTTCGCGCTCGTTGGGACGATTGGATCAGCTGAAGTTGCTTAATCTTTCTCTGAATCATCTTGAAGGTGGATTGCCTGCAGAGCTCTCAATCTTGAAGCACCTGGAAGTTCTTGACTTGAGCAATAACATGCTGTCAGGACCAGTTTCAGGTGCGCTTTCTGGTTTGAAGTCTATTAAAGTACTGAATATTTCAAGCAATTCAATCCAAGGCAATTTGTCTGAGCTAGGAGGATTCCCACATCTTGTGGTGTTTAACATAAGCAACAATTCATTCACTGGTCAGTTCAATCCTCAAATTTGTAGCTCTTCCATTGAAGCTCAAATTCTTGATATATCTTGCAACCGTCTCACGGGCAGTCTTGAAGGCTTAGACAATTGCAGCAGGTCTCTCCAACAGTTGCACTTGGACCACAATTCATTTGCAGGCCATCTACCTGAGTCTTTGTATTCATTTTCAGCTTTGGAGCAGCTTTCAGTCTCTGGGAACTCTCTTTCCGGCCCGATAAGCAAGGAACTGAGTAAGCTCTCTAGCCTCAAGTCCTTAGTCATTTTTGGAAACCAATTCTTTGGTGAACTTCCAAATGTGTTTGGGGACCTTAGACGACTGGAACTGTTAGTTGCACATTCAAATATGTTATCTGGGTCATTGCCTCCAACCTTGGCACTCTGCTCAAATCTTCGAGTTCTTGATCTTCGAAACAATTCTCTATCAGGTTCCATTGATCTGAATTTCACTGGTCTTCCTAATCTCTGCACACTGGATCTTGCTACTAATCGTTTTTCTGGCTTCCTTCCAAATTCACTGTCTTATTGTCGTGAGTTAAAAACTTTAAGCCTTGCCAGGAATGAATTCAGGGGCTCAATCCCTGAAGATTTTTCAAAACTCACATCCCTATTCTTTCTCTCATTGTCAAATAACAGTTTTGTGAACTTATCTGGGGCACTCTCTGTGCTGCAGCAGTGCAAAAATCTCACGACTCTTAttcttacaaaaaatttcctTGGTGAGGAGATTCCAAAAAATGCAAGTGGGTTTGAAAGCTTAATGGTTTTAGCACTTGGGAATTGTGCTCTTAAAGGCCAAATTCCAGTTTGGTTATTGAGTTGCAGGAAGTTACAAGTACTTGATTTGTCATGGAATCAATTGGATGGCAGCATCCCTCCATGGATTGGTCAGATGGAGAACTTGTTTTATTTGGACTTTTCAAATAACTCTCTCACTGGAGAAATCCCGAAAAGTCTGACAGAGCTGAAAAGCTTCGTATCTACAAATTGCAGTCATTCAAATCTTATTGCATCTGCTGGCATCCCGCTGTTTGTTAAACGAAATAAGAGTGCTAGTGGCCTGCAATACAACCAGGCCTCAAATTTTCCTCCTTCAATATACTTGAGCAATAACAGAATAAACGGAACAATTTGGCCTGAAATCGGACGACTGAAGCAGCTCCATGCTTTGGATTGGAGCAGGAACAACATTACTGGGACCATCCCCAGCTCTATCTCAGAGATGGAGAACTTGGAAACATTGGATTTATCATTCAATGATCTACATGGTTCCATCCCTCCGTCGCTTAGCAAGCTCACATTCTTGTCTAAGTTTAGTGTGGCAAATAATCACTTGCATGGGGTAATTCCCAACGAAGGACAGTTCTTAAGCTTTCCGAGCTCAAGCTTTGAGGGTAATGCTGGACTTTGTGGGGGAATATATATCCCATGTGGTGATGTCAGTAATACAAGTCTCAAGCCTGTAATGCCATCTGGTTCAAACAACAGATTTCGTCGGAACAGCATCCTTTGTGTAACAATCAGCATAGTAGTTGGGATTGCATTGCTTCTTGCAGTTGGTCTACTTAAAATGTCTAGGAGGGGAGTAAAGGATCaaaatgatgattttgatGACGACCTCAGCAGGCCGCACAGGTTATCTGGAGCACTAGCATCTTCAAAATTGGTGCTTTTTCAGAATTCAGACTGTAAGGAGCTTACAGTAACAGACTTGTTAAAGTCTACAAACAATTTCAACCAAGCAAACATAATTGGTTGTGGTGGTTATGGTCTGGTTTACAAAGCCAACCTACCCAATGGCACAAAAGCTGCAATCAAAAGACTTTCTGGGGAATGTGGACAGATGGAACGTGAGTTTCAAGCTGAAGTGGAAGCCCTCTCAAGAGCTCAGCACAAGAACCTTGTTTCTCTTCAAGGTTATTGTCGGCATGGTAATGACAGGTTGTTAATTTACTCCTACATGGAGAATGGAAGTTTGGATTATTGGCTGCATGAAAGTGTTGATGGTGTTTCACTTCTGAAATGGGATGTAAGGCTCAAGATAGCTCAAGGTGCAGCTCGTGGATTAGCCTACTTGCATAAGGGCTGTCAGCCAAATATAGTGCATCGGGATATAAAAACGAGCAACATTCTTCTGGatgaaaaatttgaagctCACCTGGCTGATTTTGGTCTTTCAAGGCTACTTCGTCCTTATGACACTCATGTTACAACAGATTTGGTGGGGACTTTGGGTTATATTCCTCCTGAATATAGTCAGACATTGACTGCAACCTGTAGGGGCGATGTTTACAGCTTTGGTGTTGTTCTTCTCGAACTTCTTACTGGTAGGAGGCCTGTAGAAGTTTGCAGAGGGAAAAACTGCAGAGATTTGGTATCATGGATGTTTCAAATGAAATctgagaagagagaggaggagatCATAGACTCATCAATTTGGAATAAGGATCATGAGAAGCAGCTTTTAGAAGTGCTTGGTGTGACCTGCAAATGCCTAGATCCCAATCCAAGGCAGAGACCATCTATTGAAGAAGTTGTCTCGTGGCTCGATGGTATTGGATTTGAGAGTGGAACACAATGA
- the LOC18779143 gene encoding probable protein phosphatase 2C 39, whose product MTGREILHKMKEKVLGPSDPDSGKGKSKMSHHITHGFHLVKGKSHHAMEDYVVAQFKQIDDHELGLFAIFDGHLSHEIPEYLQSNLFNNILTEPDFWTETENAVRRAYCVTDTNILEKAVDLGKGGSTAVTAILIDCQKLVVANVGDSRAIICNNGVAKQLSVDHEPSTEREEIENRGGFVSNFPGDVPRVDGQLAVARAFGDKSLKKHLSSEPHVMVALIDEKTEFIVLASDGLWKVMSNQEVADSIKDIKDARAAAKHLTEEAVNRKSSDDISCVVVRFQ is encoded by the exons ATGACCGGCAGAGAAATTCTCCATAAGATGAAG GAAAAAGTTTTAGGTCCATCAGACCCTGACtctggaaaaggaaaaagcaaAATGTCACACCATATAACACATGGCTTCCACTTGGTAAAGGGAAAATCCCATCATGCTATGGAAGACTATGTTGTTGCACAGTTTAAGCAAATCGATGACCATGAGCTAGGACTATTTGCAATTTTTGATGGCCATTTAAGCCATGAAATTCCTGAGTACTTGCAGTCCAATCTCTTTAACAATATCTTAACAGAG CCTGATTTCTGGACAGAAACGGAGAATGCAGTCAGGAGAGCATATTGTGTAACAGATACTAACATTCTGGAGAAGGCAGTTGATTTGGGCAAAGGGGGTTCAACTGCAGTTACGGCCATATTAATTGACTGCCAGAAGCTGGTAGTAGCCAATGTTGGGGATTCTCGAGCTATTATTTGTAACAATGGTGTAGCAAAACAACTATCTGTTGATCATGAGCCTAGcacagaaagagaagaaattgagAACAGAGGTGGTTTCGTGTCAAACTTTCCAG GGGATGTTCCACGGGTTGATGGGCAGTTGGCAGTAGCAAGAGCGTTTGGTGACAAGAGCTTGAAGAAACATCTCAGTTCTGAACCTCATGTAATGGTGGCTTTAATAGACGAGAAGACAGAGTTCATTGTCTTGGCAAGTGATGGACTATGGAAG GTGATGTCAAACCAAGAAGTTGCGGATTCTATCAAAGATATAAAGGATGCCCGGGCAGCAGCGAAGCACCTTACGGAAGAGGCAGTGAATAGGAAGAGCTCTGATGATATTTCTTGTGTAGTTGTAAGATTTCAGTGA
- the LOC18778559 gene encoding squamosa promoter-binding-like protein 3, translating to MEAKSFEGRQSWKEKVNKDVVDEVEDDSEEEESGGGLMLRFEENEKQKKAGRRGSGGGGGVSPPCCQAERCGADFVEAKRYYRRHKVCEFHSKAPVVMVSGLRQRFCQQCSRFHELTEFDEAKRSCRRRLAGHNERRRKSSGEPYGEGSSRRGVASKQFQIR from the exons ATGGAGGCTAAGAGCTTTGAAGGAAGGCAAAGTTGGAAAGAGAAGGTGAACAAGGATGTTGTTGATGAAGTGGAGGATGACTCGGAGGAAGAGGAGTCTGGTGGTGGTTTGATGCTGAGATTTGAAGAGAATGAGAAGCAGAAGAAAGCTGGAAGAAGAGGAtctggtggtggaggtggagtgTCTCCACCATGTTGTCAAGCAGAGAGGTGTGGTGCTGATTTTGTTGAGGCCAAGAGGTACTACCGCCGCCATAAGGTCTGTGAGTTTCATTCAAAGGCGCCCGTTGTCATGGTTTCCGGCCTTCGACAGCGTTTCTGTCAGCAATGCAGCAG GTTCCATGAGCTAACCGAGTTCGACGAAGCAAAGAGGAGCTGTCGCCGGCGTTTGGCCGGCCACAATGAGCGGCGCCGCAAGAGCTCTGGTGAACCTTATGGAGAAGGCTCAAGCCGAAGAGGGGTTGCTTCCAAGCAATTCCAGATCAGATAA